Within the Mugil cephalus isolate CIBA_MC_2020 chromosome 1, CIBA_Mcephalus_1.1, whole genome shotgun sequence genome, the region TCATGGAGAGAGGGTCACTGGCCTCCTTACAGGTAAGAGACATCTGGTCCACCACCTTGTTTTAGACTGAAAAACAATCATCAGCCTTTGGATGGATTGCCATGAACATTTGAACATTAATACTTTCCAAGAGGATGAAGTCAACGAAATACACATATTGCAATGCCTTGGTCAGGTTTATGCACAAAACTCAGCTGATTTCGGTTAAGGATAGCGGCGggtgatactgggaattttggtattgACCTGATACCATGTATGTATGGAGGTAGTATCGCCAATATTGATACTGTTACTTTTTTAAGTGAAATGCCATTTAACACTGAATAACTTCGtaactttgcctttagttaggtgattataattatgataaaaacacaggacaaatatttgagtcaaataaacctgttgccattaactaattacaatataaaacaataaaacaatataaaagtaTTCCCATTTTACTACATATgcttgtgcatgcatgtgcttGAATGAATCCTGTGAggatttactggacgtatagatGAGAAATTGTAACAAACATTTCGATAACTATACTAGCATTTGTATTGATACTATCGATTTTTACATTGATACGCTAAGCCCTAGTTAAGGAAAATACAAAGGTTTAGGATGAACTATCTACTTGGGTAAAGTCATGGAACATTGTGGTTTTAGTTACGTTAAGTTTCAAAACATGTGGCACCATTGTGAAATGTGGGGTTAATGTTGGGCATCAGTGGTGGTCATGtttaaagaacagaaaaaaaaagatattacttcagttttttttacctttttcacATTAGAGACTGATTAATAGGTTTCCGTATACtcttttatcatgtaaatgtgaGCATCTGTGAGCATCTTATAGCACTAAGGTCAAAGGATTCAAAGGCCAGTGTGGCTTGTAGACTATAACTGACCATTTCATTCTGGTTCAGGATACACAGTATAATGAATGTGACAAAGTCGTGCAAAAACATGGGGTCAtggatgttattatttttataaacttTTCTGTAAACTTTGTTGCATGCTAAACTAAGATTTTACATGTCAGCATAGTAACTGTGAATAAGTCAGCGGGCTAGCATTAATATTTAGCTCACATGACTCCACTGGCAAGTCCTGAGGGAATATGTGCATCAGTTTTACTGTAACTGCTGTCATGCTAATCCTGCAATGATTATGCATGTTAACATAGTGATTGAAAGCACATAAACTGACTaatatttagcatttagcttaaagAACTCCACTGGCAAGGCTAGTAGAGTAACACagaccattttatttttgttttgttcccacATACGCAATGAAAAGGTGAGGCAGGACAAGACAGTAACGTAATTCATAGCTTTGCTTATCTTCCTCAAACAGAAAACCTTACAAGGACCCTCGCCCTGGCCCCTGACTTTCAGGCTGACTCATCAGGTGGCTCTGGGCATAAACTTCCTCCACAACCTGTCCCCTGCCATACTGCACCTGGATCTGAAACCCAACAATGTTTTATTGGACTCCGCTCTAAATGTGAAGGTGAGGCAGGGAGGAGGTAAAAAGAGGTAAAAACATTGTCGCAAAATTGATTAGACAAACTCCACTTCTTAACAGTGTGAGCATATGGCATATGAGACCTTCAACAAGGCgttcttttattaaaagaacTGATATTAAAGTGAGCTTTGCCTGAATAAGACTTATAAGATAGTGATTATCAAATGTTTATTGAGGTGCTCCTTTTCATCAATTTATATGAAATGGTGCTGGTTGAATTGTAATTTTCTTGTGAAGACGTGCCATTTGTTGGTACGCGTGACCTTTTAGGACCTCAATTACTGGAATTACTGAATACTTGGACTTGAAAGACACCAGAACAGTGGATCCAGAATTAATGGGACACTTGTCATAGATTTTAATTGcagtataaaacaaaacaacttaaaaccAACAAATTTGTATATAAattacaaacagacacaatgtCAATATCAGATATACTGCATTTCCACCTGTCCTGATGTAGAAGGGGCAAAATATGTCATGTGCCTTCAGTCTCTCAGGGTCAATCAATGTCCAGAGGTGTCTTACATGGATTTCTGTTTTATCCTATTGTATCTATAGGTCAGAAAATTACCAGTGAAACATTTTGCTCTACAAATAATATGTTAGCTAACCATAGCATTTTGCTTTGACAACTGACTTAGCTTTATTGTATAGATTTGACCAGGCTATTTCAGCCTACCAGTAATCACTGCTAGTATCCTACAAACAACATTTTGTGATAAAACATAGGTTTCAGGATATAGGGATAGTTTGTACAGTACACCTTAAGAAGAGAAGACCTCTCATCAGCATCTCTACATTTCCATCAATAATCCCATCCCAACAGTGTCCAAATACAAAGGCTTATCTGAGATTTTATCCTCACAGCAACTTTAAACTGTGATTTAGTTTGCTGTTTGCATTGTTGCTGTCTATGTTATACACAGAATTGTGATCACTGAGTTTACTCAAAATTATTGCTATGCTAAATTTCTTCAACTTTCCACCCTGTTTCTAGCTAACTGATTTTGGCCTTGCCAAGTTTTACCACACTGTGAGACGGATTTCCAAGGAAAGCAACGATGAAGGGGGAACTCTCAGCTATATGCCTCCAGAAGCCTTTAGCGTATCATATCATCCTACACTGGCCTCTGATATCTACAGGTAGATGAACATTGAACCATTTACTTGTCATGCAATTATTAGTAGCGTCTAATTTCACTTTACTCAAGACAATATAACTCAATACAAACTCATAACACAGTAATATATATGTCTTACGGGTGAATTAATACctgaaaaatacaacatatttgACAACCATATACTTTGCGCATTTACGCAGGTTCAGACTAAGACCCATATTATTTGCATTACACTTCCCTGTAATCATGTGACTTCTTCATACAACAAACCGCCTCTAAACAACTTCCTCTGGGCTGTACACGTGGTAACACTGATATATTGTTGTCTGTGATTGTATTCATATACTGCAGTCAATACAAATATCTAACGGAATAATTGGTTCTCTGGTGCTCTTTCAGCTATGGTATAGTGCTTTGGTCCATTGTCACAGGAAGACAACCATATCCATGTAAGTCacttttatgtatgtatgtatgtatgtattgtattatGATGCAAGGTATTCTGATAGGTAATGCATTTGTACAGTTTTGCAAAAGAACGTCATTAACAACAAGTGTCTCTTACACTGAAATTATGACTAGAATGTTGTAAGTGGTGACTGTCTATGGATCAGGCTCTTTccactgcatcccacagatatttgattcATTTAGGATTTTATCTTATCCCAAAATACGATGTATGGCAACTTGATGGAAAGTCATCACAACACAACTTCCTCAATCTTTGTTTTGGTCTCTGCCATCTTCTGCTTAGCTGCTAAAAACAGTGGTTTGTTCATTACCTTGCTGCTAAATTTGTCTAGAGTGCATACTTGTTGGTGCTGAGGAGGTAACAAGAATGAAACTGACAGCCTGAGAGTGTACCAAACAGTGAAATTGTGACCTGGTAAACCAAAAGAAAGTTGGAAGAAGCAAAGCTGCTCCTTGGAGCAAAAAAGCAGCAAGTTGAGTTAAAATTCTCACGTTTAATATTCCTCATAGCAATCTAGTGCATTGTTACTATAACTTTAATGCACcgttaaaatatgaaaatgagtATCTTTGCAGGCACTTAGAATATTCAGGAAGACCCCCTGATGTTAATGCAGCATCTTCaattcttcctcttccttttactTCAGATGCAATGTCCAGCATAGTGAGACTTCGCATCCCACAAGGAGACCGTCCACCTATGGACGAGATCAGATCTCAGGCTGCAGGGATTGCAGGTCTGACAAGGTTGGTGGAGCTCATGGAAAGATGCTGGGAGACAAAACCCTCACAAAGGCCCTCCTCCTTTGGTAAGAAAACCACCTTTGGGATTAATAAATTCTCTCTTATTTTACTAATCATCATGTATGGGTTGTGCTGATAGCAGTCAATTGGGCCAATACATTTGATGaactgaaataatatttgtCATCCATTAAGTTTTCATCCAAAATCCACATGGTCCAAAGTTTTTACCAAATACCAGCACTATAGACTAAATATCTATAGTGCAACAAATCTTAGGTATGGATGGCGATACAGAAGTCGCAAACtcacataaaaaatactaacaCAGTTACTGATGTCCGCTTTTGTCTGCAGACTGCACTGCTGTGACGGAAGAATTGTATAAGATGCACAAACATGCAATTCGTAATGCTGTTGACAAAGTGCTGGAGACACTGGTAAGGAAAAAATCTCTTCACATACACAGATGTAAGTCATGCTCGGATGTAAACTTTTGGCATGACACAGCAAATCTCTAGTTTTATTCTTAATTTACGTCACATCCTGACTTGTTCTTTCACTTCCTATTTCCAGgaccaaaaagaagaagaagaaagattaGCCCAGGAGGCTCAGACGGTTTATATTTCTCAGACCTCAGGTCTGttttaagatattttattttatgataaaGGAATTCAGAAGCTACTGCACATGTTCTGTTGTTGATAATTTCTCTTTGCAAATGTAACACAACATCTCATCCATCACATTTAAAGTTAACATAACAACTGAATCTTATGTTTAATCTATTTAATCTATATAAagatttatgctaagctaagtggTTGCTAACTGTAGTTAAATCTGCTGATCTAACTCTTGGCGAAAAAGCAAATACGGGTATTTCCTTAAATGTAAAATTGTTTCTTTTAAGATACAGTTTAtaattttgattaaaataatattttgtcaTTAAAGGAAGACATTAATACTACTTTCATGTTCAATTTGAAGCTAAATTAGTTCAGCGActgatttagtttaattttaaacaacCTGCTTTtgataaaacttcaaaaatCCACCTAGCACAACCTTCAAAGCAAATTAAGTGACACACGTTTGTTAATCCCTGTAAGTTTTCCCTCAGTATTTACAATAAGGTAAACTAGCTAAGATAGTTGTAGCCTCAGCTTAAGAATAAGCTAACATATGTGTCAATATCATAAAAATCCTTAAACTAACTTTCATCATAAACTAAGCACATCCAATCTATTTAATTTCCCAGATAAAAAATGTGCTACAACACcaacacatacaaaaaatatgttttaaagcACCAGTTTGACATTTCATCTTGTATTTTGCAGCGAGTGCCAGACTTGGAGCAGTGAATCATCATTGTTGTGATAATGTGCCAACAGGAGGCCCACCGATCCAGGTGAGCCAAGAGTGAAGTTCCTGTCTTAAACACTCAAATGATAGGATTCAGCTCAACTTTAAATCACAAGTAGATAAACTGAGAGCACCTTATCAATGCCATTATCAGCATCTTTATAACAGTGAGAAATACTTTAAGTGACTCAATATGTGATCTGTTTCTAATGGACTCCTTTTTCCCCTTTGGCACACATTGGTCAATGGCACAGTATTTCTACATcgcacgtttttgttttttttttttactgtgcagAAGGGGGATTTACACAGGAAAGAGTGTCTGGATCAGTTTCAGTTCTATAATGTAAaagttttaatgtaaaaattatGGATAGAGCAAGTTTGAATGAAAACCCTTTACCCACTGTGGTTTATCTGTTTATATATTCAACTAAGCTTGTCCAGTGAAATCAGATGGCTGTTAAACTATTTACAGTGCTGACTCCTACCTTTGGCCTCAGTTTGGCTGGTTTTGCGCATCAATTGATAAATGAATACAGATTTCAGAATGGCTTCACATGTGGCTCTTATTAGTCCAAAGAGATGAATTCCACGCGTGTGTTTATACTAAATATGGAGTTAATCTTAGCTTAGATTGCATATAGCACTGTctaacagtaacagtaaagcCAAACTTAAAATGATCTTTACTCCTTCTTCTAGGGACACTTTATGTTGAAGCTATCACATTTCAACATTGTTCCACATGCTTATATAagctaaaatctaaaataaactaaaattcAATGCTTTGAAGTCATAGCACTGCAATTGCACACAATCATAAAGCccataacaaaaataaaagaaatccacTTTGAACAGTTGGATCTTAATCTTACTCATTTTTAGTCTGGAGTCCTTCATATCATGTGCACCAGGGCACCTGTCACAAACAACCATCAGACTACCCCCACACTTCCTTCTGTTACAGGAAATGGCTGGTGATTGGACCGCAAATCAAAGAGACAAAGCAAGAGTTACAAGTAAGAAGGCAGTTGGTGCTGAAACAACACAGAGCAAACAGGAGTGGCATGTGTTTTTGATCATCTAAACAAGTCAAACTATGGCTCGATGTTTCCTTTCAGA harbors:
- the ripk3 gene encoding receptor-interacting serine/threonine-protein kinase 3 isoform X1, producing MALMTCPVVIEGSFLEGWKKIDSGGFGQIYKARHHKWCCDVAIKLLHVDDVTGSSLLHEVDMMRQGSNPHVIHVFGVFRGQLPFCTSTPKLGLVMEFMERGSLASLQKTLQGPSPWPLTFRLTHQVALGINFLHNLSPAILHLDLKPNNVLLDSALNVKLTDFGLAKFYHTVRRISKESNDEGGTLSYMPPEAFSVSYHPTLASDIYSYGIVLWSIVTGRQPYPYAMSSIVRLRIPQGDRPPMDEIRSQAAGIAGLTRLVELMERCWETKPSQRPSSFDCTAVTEELYKMHKHAIRNAVDKVLETLDQKEEEERLAQEAQTVYISQTSASARLGAVNHHCCDNVPTGGPPIQEMAGDWTANQRDKARVTNSSSPRSMCHGEQARMRENMMKTSSVHPIQPSLPPLGKRRIPQDRGAQSAQLTFDRRQLSQYQRQYSTPDTASHRPRVCINLSNVTGLQNGDNNTMHIYATDPFERRRHPTAPSNINH
- the ripk3 gene encoding receptor-interacting serine/threonine-protein kinase 3 isoform X2, with amino-acid sequence MMFDMMRQGSNPHVIHVFGVFRGQLPFCTSTPKLGLVMEFMERGSLASLQKTLQGPSPWPLTFRLTHQVALGINFLHNLSPAILHLDLKPNNVLLDSALNVKLTDFGLAKFYHTVRRISKESNDEGGTLSYMPPEAFSVSYHPTLASDIYSYGIVLWSIVTGRQPYPYAMSSIVRLRIPQGDRPPMDEIRSQAAGIAGLTRLVELMERCWETKPSQRPSSFDCTAVTEELYKMHKHAIRNAVDKVLETLDQKEEEERLAQEAQTVYISQTSASARLGAVNHHCCDNVPTGGPPIQEMAGDWTANQRDKARVTNSSSPRSMCHGEQARMRENMMKTSSVHPIQPSLPPLGKRRIPQDRGAQSAQLTFDRRQLSQYQRQYSTPDTASHRPRVCINLSNVTGLQNGDNNTMHIYATDPFERRRHPTAPSNINH